The Candida orthopsilosis Co 90-125, chromosome 3 draft sequence sequence TGTGGATTTGAAAGTCCTAATTGTTCCAACGTTAATCTACgggtgttgttgtattgcTCTTGTCCCGAAGACCCATTGGCATAGTATTGCAAGTGGACTAAGGGATAAAATTTAGGGTTGATTGGTGTGATGGAATAAGGAGCTGAAGTTGGTGTGGGTGctgttggtgatttggTGGGGATTGACTTGTAGATGGGTTCAAGCTGTGAAACATAAGTGTCAAGTGGGACTCTCTTATGAATGTTGCCATCCAAAATATCTTGATAGTTGGGAATAGCAGTAGTAGCAACTGTAGCCATTGTCAATATCGCTCAAATTAAGTTAGTCAAAGTCAAAGAAAAGTATAAAGTGgcaattgagaaatattAGAGTAAAGATGTAGAGGAGGAGAGAAAAGTGCATTCCGGAAGTGGTGAGGAAAGTTACTTCAATCCctatttataatttttcTTCTAACTTTACTGAAATCTACTTATCTTTAATACCTCAATGAAATAGTTGCGAAAAATGAATACTGAAAACGGACAAAATAAAACATCaaatacacaaaaacaacaaaaactgATCGtacacaaaattcaatttttatAGAATCGATAGATAAGCAAACTACAAAGCATATAAACAAACGCAAATTCtaccaaatttgaagtGGATGCGTAGTCTAGATTTGATAGATAACGTAAATTGATAAGTTTGAAAACAGCAAGTTTCGTCAAGCTTGCAAGACTTTAGTTTATCCAAATTCGGTCCATTGTATATAAACAAGTTATAATTCCTTAATTTAGAATCAAATTCCATTCACCACATCGGTTTGCGTTTTCTTCCTTTGGATATAAACAGTCAATAAATCCAGCAATTGTAAATACTATTGGGATATACTCGAACTATTGTGGATATAGATAAGACTAATTAGAAATCACTTTTTGGAAGTTATTACATTAgtattatttgaaaattgtcatAGCTAGCACATcagaaattcaaaacctCCTCTAATATACTCACTCTGATTTGACAGGATGTAGGTGCTGTTAGCTACCGATACTAGACAAACAATTGTCTTTGTCTACCCGTTCCAAAATGCACTTGGTAGCGATTTCTTGAAACTTGCATCGTCGTATCTTCAATGCACATTTATCTACCTTCAGAGTGATAATGAAAACATAAGCTTTATACAATACTCACTCAGCATTGCAAGCTCTACACCATCCAATATTCCACAATATAGAATTCCGTAAAGTTATACAAGTACATTTTAACCCCTTGTCAATTTTCGTCGCCgataaaataaattgatcaTTAAAACGAGGTGACAAAATGGCGACCTCGTATCTGGATTTTGTGAGGGAAATGCACAACCCCTATCGCATGATGACACTTTCATTCATACAGTCACAACTAAAGATATTGGAccctttcaattcaattataAGAAGGGTACCACATTACTCACGCTTTGAAGAGAGTAAGACAATCTTGAAATTGCATTCAATTAGATTAACGTCGTCTATATATAGATACAGACGCAATCTATTAATTAAATAAGACACTCAAAACATTGTTTATTAATATTAATATATCTGTATATTGTAATAACAATTATTCTTTTAAAAGAAACCAAATAAAATTCCAAATGACAAAGGGTTGGAATCAATAATCACCTTCAAGAACACACAGCCATACAAAAATTACTCCCCTCTTGTCTCCCCCTAATGACAACATAACTTAGAAAATAATCCCTTGTGttcttcatcctcatcaagatgttgttgttgatgtggttgttgttggtattgtcCATACCCTTCATATTTGCCACCAGCACCTgcaccaccagcaacaCTATTTCCACCACCATTGTTTGCCAACATGTCATTCCGACTAGTTGTAGGCAATGCCGAGTTTgattcttgtttgattggCGGTAATGGTCTATTAACTAAATGttgtaatttttgttgatgcaattgagCTGCTGATAATTGCAGTTGCAGTTGtggttgattcaattgttgttgttgttggtattgttgttgtgattgttgttgttgttgctgatgcgcttgctgttgttgctgttgttgttgttgtggttgtcTACTCCTTCTTTGATCACGATgtcttctttctctttcatTTGGAGGATTAGGATGTCCATATCCGTGCAAATTAGGTTTCTTATTGATTGCAGCATCCCATCCTTTACCTCCATTTAAATGCATCCAATCGTAGTCTCCATCACATGATTGTCCTAAATCATCCAATGCTgaaaccaacaacattcTATATTCTTCATAAGGAGGTTCAGCATCAAATGGTAATGATCTTACTGAATCTAAATATTCGGCAAATTGTGTAGGTAATCCATCACAAAGAGTAACTGCTGGGGTTGTTCTCTTTTTGTCACCAATCTTTTcatatttttgtttattagTTGGTGCTTTTAAACCTTGCCATGGTAATTGACCTCttaaaaagtaaaaaaaaacatgACCTAATGCTTCTAAATCATCACGTCTTGACTGTTCTCTTCCTAAATGGGTGTTTATCGACATATATCTAGCAGTACCACtcaatgattttttttctctatATGGAAtatgttgttttgttcttGGATCACGATATTGTTTTGCCataccaaaatcaattaaatgAACATTATTTTCATCGGGCATGCCTTGACGTCCAATAAGAAAATTATCAGGTTTAATATCTctataaatcaaatcatgACGATGCACTTCTTCAACTAAAGTCAACATTTGTATAGCAATTTGTACAACTGTCTTTACGGAAAATCTCCTTCCACACCAATCAAATAAATCTTCCAATGAAGGACccaataaatcaataactAAAATGTTATGCAATCCTTCTTGACCAAAATAATATGCATTGGGAATACCAGCACATCCTTGTAAATGTTTATAAGTTCTATACTCATCTCTTAATTGAGGCGCTTCAGTCTTTCTAGGTTCAAATTTAATGGCCACTGGACCTCCATTTATAATGTTTGTACCTTCAAATATAACTCCAAATGAACCTTCACCAATTTTCTTGCCAATTTTGTAATGTAAGCCAACAACTGAGGAATTGGAGTTGCTCGATGAAGAAGCAGCggctgctgctgctgtaTTGAGTGGAGCACCATTGGCTTGtgagtgatgatgaagatgttggtTCATAACTGCTGAAGTGTTTTTGGAGTTGATAACTGGACTATGTGATGCTTGTGCAGCTGCTAATGCGGCTGGATTAGTTGGTGATGCTACACGATTAGACATGTAATTGAGTAGACTTGAATTAGTGGTGGTTGTCTTATAGAGCCTGGGATCCTATAAGAATTTTGCACGAGTGTTGGCGATGTTGATATACAATGATGGATTGGTAATTTGCTGTTTTTCTGGTGGATGTCAGTACAAAGGCAACTGTAGATATATGACTCTCTATATGTGTATAAGTAGCGAAATATTGTCTAGTTGAGAGGGAGGATGGTACTGTAGTGACTATGGGACGATGTAAACACACTGAGTGATGTTTCTAGTAGAAAAAGGGCAATCAAATGAACACTAAAAACCGATAAAAAAGACAaccaaattggaaagatAAAGTATAGTCGTTTAATGAACTGAATATGAATGTGTATTACTCTATTGGTACAGTGGTATAAGTACCTTGTATGTAGGTGAATGGatgtttgattgattggttGGTGTGTGTGTAGTGGGTTCTGTGtgtttgtgtgtgtgtatatgtggttgatttgatttcctTACTTTCTAATTCTTATTAAGTTGTCGTtggatttttttttctttcattcattcgtttctttttgttttctatGAGTAAGTGTTAAGTGGGTGATTCTATTTtatttaaatttctttttttacatttttttgtttttgcgATGCTACCAATTAATCAAACTTTTTGGTGTAAGTGACTTTGTTTATAAAACCGCCTTCATCCAAGGGGCACTCTACAAAGGAAGTTGGCAATAGGCTTCTTAAAATGTTAGTAAAAACCTGAGTACAGTCTTAAATTCGAAATCGATGTTAAAGGATTCAAAACTACAAATTTTAATTGTATGTAATTTTGTACAAAGAATGAACTAAAGATGGCACACTCACACATTATCACGAGAATTGACGTGGAGGCACCATAAGGATGTTCGATCTCTTCATTATTTAGAGTGCTGGCCTCACAAATACTGTTCTTTTATAAGGGATTAATGTGTTGCTACAAATTTGAAGTGATGACTCTAAACAAAGTAATCTGGATGGTTTCAATTAACATAATCTCGTTTATtcatttgtattttgtttCATCTCCTTCATTCGTAACTGCACTACATCCAAAATTCCTTACAACTAGTggtttcatcatcaacaaaagtatGTTGAATGTGTTGGGTCGCAAATTTGCGgggaattttgaaatttcacaaATTGTAACAGAGTGACGACGCACAAAAGAATAACCAATTGTCGTCTCATAACCATTCAGCAAATGAGCAGCCTCTTTATTGGCTGTAAATCGTCTACATACAGCAGCATCGAAGTTTATGAGTGTATAATGTAGCATTGGCTTGTGCTTGGATGCATCTTTAGTTGTTTGAACTGGCTATGTTTTGCAAATTATAGAAAAGATCTCCCATAGCCAATCTCTCTATGCACATCTTTGCACCGCCCCGTCTAGCATACTCCTCGCTACTTTTCCGTCATATACATACAATTGTTTTATATAGATACAATCAACTATACGCATTTTTAAAACGGAGTTGAATCTCGACTGATTCTATTACTGGGTCGACTACTAGACCCAACTGATGCACCACCACTTGACTCTATAATCAGTTGTCGTTCAAccaatactttttcaatctgATCATGATAAAACGACTCAAGAAACTTATTTTGATGTCGTAACTTATCTAGTCTATGCTGGTTTGTGAGTAGTGTGTCTTTATATATCAAATCAGGTAATAACGCCATCCCTGGTGACTGCATCTTGTTCGTAATCTTTTCCAACTGTAGTTGTAGCTTCTGTTGCTTTTGCAGTTCAATAACCGCTTCTGATGAACTTTGTTGATACTTGATTCGTAAATCTTCAGTTTCATTAGTTAATCTATCGTATTCTTGTTGTAAATCAGTCAATTCCTTTCTAAGATTTTCGAGTTGAGTGGATTGAGTAGTTAACAACAGTTGACTAACGCTATGTTCAGtgattgatttcaattgagatAACTTGTTTTCTAATTCAGC is a genomic window containing:
- a CDS encoding Yck2 protein (plasma membrane protein similar to S. cerevisiae casein kinase I, Yck2p) produces the protein MSNRVASPTNPAALAAAQASHSPVINSKNTSAVMNQHLHHHSQANGAPLNTAAAAAASSSSNSNSSVVGLHYKIGKKIGEGSFGVIFEGTNIINGGPVAIKFEPRKTEAPQLRDEYRTYKHLQGCAGIPNAYYFGQEGLHNILVIDLLGPSLEDLFDWCGRRFSVKTVVQIAIQMLTLVEEVHRHDLIYRDIKPDNFLIGRQGMPDENNVHLIDFGMAKQYRDPRTKQHIPYREKKSLSGTARYMSINTHLGREQSRRDDLEALGHVFFYFLRGQLPWQGLKAPTNKQKYEKIGDKKRTTPAVTLCDGLPTQFAEYLDSVRSLPFDAEPPYEEYRMLLVSALDDLGQSCDGDYDWMHLNGGKGWDAAINKKPNLHGYGHPNPPNERERRHRDQRRSRQPQQQQQQQQQAHQQQQQQSQQQYQQQQQLNQPQSQSQLSAAQLHQQKLQHLVNRPLPPIKQESNSALPTTSRNDMLANNGGGNSVAGGAGAGGKYEGYGQYQQQPHQQQHLDEDEEHKGLFSKLCCH